From Rickettsiales bacterium, a single genomic window includes:
- a CDS encoding HAMP domain-containing sensor histidine kinase, translating to MRLRYSNIAKTFTFRLALVYVGMFSLSIIILFGFIYSYAMRYVREQISDSVRTQYTYLAREYSKSGSKGLEARIKELVEEDNNGSEIYILVNRDNKKLGGNLDRWPDEAIVEKPFDKGNWVSFYIESAPYKQKNIKVKAVTVPLSKWRKILVGKTLQDTEKIEYIIAQTFWASLLVTMIMAFIGAMVITRSVMRRINVINRSTYTIMHGALSTRIPFTKGGDEFDGLSYNLNNMLDRIEGLLKSLSEFANNIAHDLRSPLNRIIGRLENGLRKIDEGNPARELLEKNIYDIQELIATFNAILKISELEANREFHDFKSCNLQVVIGNMVEFYEPYALDKNIEIINKIDSEIIINGERKLLEQAFANLIDNAIKFTPEGGMIEIYYERKDSYVDIIIADNGIGIPKDSRDKVFEKFFRLEQSRNTRGNGLGLSMVATVASIHNIEIIFSDNNPGLKVCMRFNKV from the coding sequence ATGAGATTACGTTACTCAAATATCGCTAAAACTTTTACTTTCCGCCTAGCTCTTGTCTATGTGGGGATGTTCAGTCTTTCCATAATAATTCTTTTTGGTTTTATCTATAGCTATGCAATGCGTTATGTGCGAGAGCAGATAAGTGATTCCGTGCGCACGCAGTACACTTATCTTGCCAGAGAATATAGTAAAAGTGGCTCTAAAGGACTTGAGGCAAGGATTAAAGAGTTAGTTGAAGAAGACAATAATGGCAGCGAAATATATATATTGGTTAATAGAGATAATAAAAAGCTTGGTGGTAATCTGGATAGATGGCCGGACGAGGCGATAGTTGAGAAGCCTTTTGATAAAGGTAATTGGGTAAGTTTTTATATTGAAAGCGCTCCATATAAACAAAAGAATATTAAAGTAAAGGCTGTTACCGTTCCACTTTCAAAATGGCGGAAGATATTGGTAGGGAAAACTCTTCAGGATACTGAAAAAATAGAATATATTATAGCGCAGACTTTTTGGGCGAGTTTGCTTGTGACCATGATTATGGCGTTTATTGGTGCTATGGTAATAACCCGTAGTGTAATGCGCAGGATTAACGTAATTAACCGTTCTACCTATACTATAATGCATGGCGCGCTTAGTACTCGGATTCCTTTTACTAAAGGTGGAGATGAGTTTGATGGGTTGTCGTATAATCTTAATAATATGCTTGATAGGATAGAAGGTCTGCTCAAGTCACTTAGTGAATTCGCCAATAACATAGCTCATGATTTGCGTAGTCCTCTTAATCGTATTATCGGTAGGTTAGAAAATGGTTTGCGTAAAATTGATGAGGGTAATCCGGCTCGTGAGTTGTTGGAGAAAAATATCTATGACATACAGGAATTGATAGCTACTTTTAATGCTATACTTAAAATATCAGAATTAGAGGCTAACAGAGAATTTCATGATTTTAAGTCATGTAATTTACAGGTTGTTATTGGCAATATGGTGGAGTTTTACGAGCCTTACGCGCTTGATAAAAACATTGAGATTATTAACAAGATAGATAGTGAAATTATAATAAATGGTGAAAGAAAATTATTAGAGCAAGCCTTCGCTAATCTTATTGATAACGCTATTAAGTTTACACCTGAAGGTGGAATGATAGAAATATATTACGAACGTAAGGATAGTTACGTTGATATAATAATAGCGGATAATGGTATAGGTATTCCAAAAGACAGCAGAGATAAAGTGTTTGAAAAATTTTTCCGTTTAGAACAGAGTAGGAATACTAGGGGGAATGGTTTAGGACTTAGTATGGTCGCGACGGTTGCTAGTATACATAATATAGAAATTATATTCTCGGATAATAATCCCGGACTTAAGGTGTGTATGCGTTTTAATAAAGTATAG
- a CDS encoding PilT/PilU family type 4a pilus ATPase: MAFNLDLVLDSFIKTDASDCYFTVGSPPVFRFQGEIKIQNGDNIIQKDMENIFDSLLNEDARLEFESTLEYNTAVVWKEHRFRLNVYRQRKFTSIVLRRICTHIPTIEELKIPAAYGEIALEKRGLVLIVGATGSGKSTSLAAMLGHRNTQGSGHVITIEDPIEFVHEHGKCIFSQRDIGIDTYSYGVALKNALRQSPDVIVIGEIRDREAMEHAIMFSETGHLCVATLHANNANQAIERIINFFPEEKHKQILLNLSVNIKAIFSQRLVAGKEGGRHAVSEIMLNDGIIRDLIAEGRIKEIREHIERGRDVGMQTFEQALFSLYTGGLITEQIALAEADNPANLRLVIKQYEMGVAMSAKKPHDTSMLGDRDQF; the protein is encoded by the coding sequence ATGGCTTTTAATTTGGATTTAGTTTTAGATAGTTTTATAAAAACAGATGCTTCTGACTGTTATTTTACAGTGGGCAGCCCACCTGTATTTCGTTTTCAGGGCGAAATAAAAATACAAAATGGTGATAATATAATCCAAAAAGATATGGAAAATATATTTGACAGTCTTTTGAATGAGGATGCCAGACTGGAGTTTGAATCAACACTTGAGTATAATACCGCCGTAGTATGGAAAGAGCATAGATTTCGTCTTAATGTTTATCGTCAGCGTAAATTTACAAGTATAGTCTTAAGAAGAATTTGTACACATATACCAACTATTGAGGAGTTAAAGATACCTGCCGCTTATGGTGAGATAGCGCTAGAAAAGCGTGGTTTAGTTTTAATAGTGGGGGCTACGGGCTCTGGTAAATCCACGTCGCTCGCGGCAATGCTTGGGCATAGAAATACTCAAGGCTCAGGTCATGTGATAACCATAGAAGATCCAATAGAGTTTGTTCATGAGCATGGTAAGTGTATTTTTTCACAAAGGGATATAGGTATAGATACTTACTCTTATGGAGTGGCTCTTAAAAATGCTTTGCGGCAGTCTCCTGATGTAATTGTTATTGGCGAGATTCGTGATCGTGAGGCTATGGAGCACGCTATTATGTTCTCTGAAACTGGACATTTATGCGTGGCTACTTTACATGCTAACAACGCTAATCAAGCAATAGAACGGATCATCAATTTTTTTCCTGAGGAAAAACATAAACAGATACTTCTTAATTTGTCTGTTAATATTAAAGCTATTTTTTCTCAGCGCTTGGTCGCGGGAAAGGAAGGTGGTAGGCACGCGGTTTCTGAGATAATGCTAAATGATGGTATCATTCGTGACCTGATAGCAGAAGGTAGGATAAAAGAGATACGCGAGCATATAGAAAGAGGACGTGACGTTGGAATGCAGACATTTGAGCAGGCTTTATTTTCTTTATATACTGGAGGATTAATCACAGAGCAGATAGCTCTTGCTGAAGCTGATAATCCGGCTAATTTACGTCTTGTTATTAAGCAGTATGAGATGGGAGTCGCTATGTCAGCTAAGAAACCACATGATACGTCAATGTTAGGTGATAGAGACCAATTTTAG
- a CDS encoding type IV pilus twitching motility protein PilT: MEITDLLVFTQKNKASDLHLSVNNPPILRINGDMVPYKGSSLTNEEIKNMLYSIMTEQQRAEYERELELDFAISFGDNMRFRVNAFNTVSGAAAVLRMISNEVQNLDTIGAPDILKKLSLLNKGLVLVTGPTGSGKSTTLAAMIDHINRNSAKHIITIEDPVEFLHTSKQSLINQREVGKNTKSFSIALRSALREDPDVILVGELRDIETIHLALTASETGHLVLGTLHTNSAPKTIDRIIDVFPAGDKEMIRSMLSISLEAVITQSLLKKKEGGMVATHEILLGTAAVRNLIREARISQIYSMMQMGSKIGMITMKDSIFALLKENIITEEVARRALSTSTSDESENLMENAGKISDSKASSVKSGNSGF; this comes from the coding sequence GTGGAAATAACTGACTTATTGGTCTTTACTCAGAAGAATAAGGCTTCGGATCTTCATTTATCGGTGAATAATCCTCCTATTTTGAGGATAAATGGAGATATGGTTCCGTACAAGGGTTCTTCTCTTACTAATGAAGAGATAAAGAACATGCTTTATTCTATCATGACAGAACAGCAACGCGCTGAATATGAGAGAGAGCTAGAATTGGATTTCGCTATATCTTTTGGCGATAATATGCGTTTTCGTGTCAATGCTTTTAATACTGTGTCAGGAGCGGCGGCGGTTCTTAGGATGATTTCAAATGAGGTGCAGAATTTAGATACTATTGGCGCGCCTGATATATTAAAAAAGTTATCTTTGTTGAATAAAGGGCTAGTTTTGGTAACGGGTCCCACGGGTTCTGGTAAATCCACGACTCTCGCGGCGATGATTGATCATATTAATAGAAATTCGGCGAAACACATCATAACTATTGAAGATCCGGTAGAGTTTTTACATACGTCAAAACAATCATTAATAAATCAAAGAGAAGTGGGCAAAAATACCAAATCATTTTCTATTGCCCTCCGTAGCGCGCTTAGGGAAGATCCTGATGTAATACTGGTTGGTGAGCTTAGGGATATAGAAACTATCCATCTTGCTCTTACCGCCTCTGAAACTGGGCATTTGGTGCTTGGGACACTGCATACGAACTCAGCTCCAAAAACTATAGATCGTATTATAGATGTGTTTCCAGCGGGTGATAAGGAGATGATACGTTCAATGCTGTCAATATCGCTTGAGGCAGTTATTACTCAATCTTTGCTTAAGAAAAAAGAAGGTGGCATGGTGGCTACTCATGAGATTTTATTAGGGACTGCCGCGGTGCGTAATTTGATTCGTGAAGCACGCATTTCTCAGATTTACTCCATGATGCAGATGGGTAGTAAAATCGGTATGATAACAATGAAGGATAGTATTTTCGCTTTACTAAAAGAGAATATAATTACTGAGGAAGTCGCGCGTAGAGCTCTTAGCACTAGTACATCAGATGAATCAGAGAATTTAATGGAAAACGCTGGTAAAATAAGTGATAGTAAGGCTTCATCGGTAAAGTCTGGTAATAGTGGATTCTAG
- a CDS encoding tetratricopeptide repeat protein: protein MIFVSCLKKRGNLIGLILACGVIACNFPKDAYATKVDNAENEDTRRTSPLEIYIPKIAVIPDYFVAKNIKYLPDKKVVQAKGNVEIEYGDLMLRTEHLEYNQIDGSVKTYGEVAVLDKSGKVTFHDSLELDFRMKRAVVNSFRRQFADNLTFTKNDASGKNGSSSRDYVDYKDGKTANGDGFFGRVFSYLGFSNNSKAEELSSLTPAAGGDKIVIGSVPLIDIIDDEKINKEIGDVDNAGEDISKKGEVKEEKLVENISSEDNKEIIGEDFRQEFIEKNLADALRKATYGGDKIIKSESGIKNIKKEPDNIKADNIKKENLVKDDGDTKKTAPKKLEAKFNSKKVERKSERSIAKPTVKNLPKDSGKVAKVKKDPFVRSNSGRAVASNEKIIRRSLKSISKKNSNQDNQKIKIRHTRQMNDLFNADDFVGEQVMRGNIGGVKVEVKRPSLNVDYELEKAYNAINSGKNEVAIDIYKNILKDNPSNQPALFGLATLYHRARMFDSARSLYSRLLAINPRHRDGFNNFLVLLSDKAPNETLLELEKLESKNPSFSMIPAQIAFIYQKLGDSDKAIDKMLKAVSLSPENVVYRYNLAIMLDKKKEYKKAAGLYRQLIEDAARGEKIPGNIDNIQQRLTFISSNNL from the coding sequence ATGATTTTTGTATCGTGTCTAAAAAAAAGAGGGAATTTGATAGGGCTGATTTTGGCTTGTGGCGTTATCGCCTGTAATTTTCCTAAAGATGCTTACGCCACAAAAGTTGATAACGCGGAAAATGAAGATACTAGAAGAACGTCTCCTTTAGAAATTTATATCCCAAAAATAGCTGTTATCCCAGATTATTTTGTTGCCAAGAATATTAAATATTTACCTGATAAGAAGGTTGTTCAGGCTAAAGGTAATGTTGAGATAGAATATGGTGACCTTATGCTGCGTACGGAGCATCTGGAATATAACCAGATTGATGGTAGTGTGAAAACTTATGGGGAAGTCGCGGTTCTTGATAAAAGTGGGAAAGTTACTTTTCACGATTCGCTAGAACTTGATTTTAGGATGAAACGAGCGGTAGTTAATAGTTTTAGAAGGCAATTCGCTGATAATTTAACTTTCACAAAAAATGACGCAAGCGGTAAAAATGGTTCTTCAAGCCGTGATTATGTTGATTATAAAGATGGTAAGACGGCTAATGGCGATGGCTTTTTTGGACGGGTTTTTTCATATTTAGGTTTTTCTAACAATTCTAAAGCAGAAGAGCTTTCGTCTCTTACTCCGGCGGCTGGTGGAGATAAGATCGTGATTGGTAGTGTTCCGCTTATTGATATAATTGATGATGAGAAGATAAATAAGGAAATTGGTGACGTAGATAATGCTGGTGAGGACATTAGTAAGAAAGGTGAAGTTAAGGAGGAAAAGCTGGTTGAGAATATCTCTTCGGAAGATAACAAAGAAATTATCGGTGAGGATTTTAGACAGGAATTTATAGAGAAAAACCTTGCTGACGCTTTGCGTAAAGCGACTTATGGTGGCGATAAAATAATAAAATCTGAGTCTGGGATAAAAAATATAAAGAAAGAGCCTGACAATATTAAAGCTGATAATATTAAAAAAGAAAATTTGGTAAAAGATGACGGTGATACAAAAAAAACAGCTCCTAAGAAATTGGAAGCTAAGTTTAATAGCAAAAAAGTAGAGCGGAAGTCTGAAAGATCTATAGCGAAACCTACAGTGAAAAATTTGCCCAAAGATAGTGGTAAAGTCGCTAAGGTTAAAAAAGATCCATTTGTGAGGTCTAACAGTGGTAGGGCTGTAGCTAGTAATGAAAAAATTATTAGAAGATCTTTGAAGTCAATATCCAAGAAGAATAGTAATCAGGATAATCAGAAAATAAAGATAAGGCATACTCGTCAGATGAATGATTTATTTAACGCTGACGATTTTGTTGGGGAGCAAGTAATGCGTGGCAATATTGGAGGAGTAAAGGTAGAGGTAAAACGACCATCACTTAACGTGGATTATGAGTTGGAGAAGGCTTATAACGCTATTAACTCAGGTAAGAATGAGGTGGCGATAGATATATATAAAAATATATTGAAAGATAATCCGAGTAATCAACCCGCTTTATTTGGTCTTGCCACTCTTTATCATCGTGCCCGTATGTTTGATAGCGCTCGTTCGTTATATAGTAGGTTGCTTGCTATTAATCCGAGACATCGTGATGGGTTTAACAATTTTTTAGTTTTGCTTTCGGATAAAGCTCCTAATGAAACATTGTTGGAATTAGAGAAACTTGAAAGTAAAAATCCTAGCTTTAGCATGATTCCAGCACAAATAGCCTTTATTTATCAAAAGCTTGGTGATTCAGATAAAGCTATTGATAAAATGCTAAAAGCGGTTTCTTTATCGCCTGAGAATGTTGTATATCGCTATAATCTGGCTATTATGTTGGATAAAAAGAAGGAATATAAGAAGGCGGCAGGGCTTTACAGGCAGCTAATTGAGGATGCGGCTCGTGGTGAAAAAATTCCTGGAAATATTGATAATATTCAGCAAAGATTAACCTTTATTAGTTCTAATAACTTGTGA
- a CDS encoding quinone-dependent dihydroorotate dehydrogenase encodes MIKSYKTLQPLLYMLKPETAHNIAISALKYGLIPKQERVDSPILKQNIYGIDFDNPIGLAAGFDKNAVAIDSLLKQGFSFVEAGTVTPKPQSGNPKPRIFRLEEDEAIINRLGFNNNGIEYFIKNFIRHDAELGIAGANIGKNKNTENAEEDYVLCLNSVYPYVDYITVNISSPNTTGLRDLQEGKALLSLLSAISNAREENIKTYKKRIPILLKIAPDIDDRQCEDIVEAVVTHRIDGIIIGNTTISRPQSLTSPYKQEKGGLSGKPLFSLSTEILSKIYKISRGKVPLIATGGISSANDAYSKICSGANLIQIYSALIYQGFGLVRTINEELIQLIKNDGFSHISEAIGSKSL; translated from the coding sequence ATGATAAAATCATATAAAACCCTGCAGCCCCTACTCTATATGTTAAAGCCAGAAACGGCTCATAACATAGCTATATCGGCATTAAAATATGGGCTGATACCTAAGCAAGAAAGAGTAGATTCACCTATATTAAAACAAAACATATACGGCATTGATTTTGATAATCCGATAGGTCTTGCCGCTGGTTTTGATAAAAACGCTGTAGCGATTGATTCTCTACTAAAACAGGGCTTTTCGTTCGTGGAGGCTGGAACGGTAACCCCAAAACCTCAATCAGGAAATCCTAAGCCTAGAATATTTCGCCTTGAGGAAGATGAGGCTATTATAAATAGGCTTGGTTTTAACAATAACGGTATTGAATATTTCATAAAAAATTTTATCCGTCACGATGCGGAATTAGGCATTGCCGGAGCGAATATCGGTAAAAATAAAAATACCGAAAACGCTGAGGAGGACTATGTGTTGTGTCTAAACTCTGTCTATCCGTATGTAGATTACATAACAGTTAATATATCATCACCCAACACCACAGGTCTACGCGACTTGCAGGAAGGAAAAGCTCTTCTCAGCCTGCTTTCCGCGATCTCTAACGCTAGAGAGGAAAATATAAAAACATATAAAAAACGCATACCGATATTACTGAAAATAGCTCCCGATATAGATGATAGACAGTGCGAGGATATAGTAGAAGCTGTAGTGACACATAGAATAGATGGCATAATTATCGGTAACACCACTATATCGCGCCCACAATCTCTAACAAGCCCATATAAACAAGAGAAAGGTGGTCTAAGCGGCAAACCGTTATTTTCTCTCTCAACAGAAATACTCTCTAAAATATATAAAATCTCTAGGGGAAAAGTACCATTGATCGCAACCGGTGGTATCAGCTCGGCAAATGACGCTTATAGTAAAATTTGCTCTGGAGCCAACCTGATACAAATATATAGCGCGCTTATATATCAGGGGTTCGGTCTGGTAAGAACTATAAATGAGGAACTTATTCAGCTAATAAAAAATGATGGCTTTTCTCATATAAGCGAGGCTATCGGCTCAAAATCTTTGTAG
- a CDS encoding DUF2155 domain-containing protein: MENLCLVAVGLIRIKRPLLSNLSVALMFRLRFLPVLFIFLLCSRVALSADNVFNFGRSDDNLSGASPRGAEYPDESVELRDVTSPAENNLRKPFRASGVYIRTIPKHEEIKNNNLVILRGLNKIMGYALKFDLPLGTVYRFDNLEIIAHKCWKTIYDDYEDNAVLLEIREIKVGESPKRVFSGWMFSHSPSISNLEHPFYDITVLSCEYKKDLEVR, translated from the coding sequence TTGGAAAATTTATGTTTAGTGGCGGTGGGGTTGATAAGGATAAAGCGACCACTCCTGAGTAATTTGTCAGTGGCTCTTATGTTTAGGCTAAGATTTTTACCTGTACTATTTATCTTTTTGTTATGTTCTCGTGTAGCGTTGTCGGCGGATAATGTGTTTAATTTCGGTAGGTCTGATGATAATTTATCCGGTGCTTCGCCTAGAGGCGCGGAATATCCTGATGAGAGTGTTGAATTACGGGATGTCACTTCTCCAGCAGAAAATAATTTACGTAAGCCTTTTAGGGCTAGTGGTGTTTACATAAGAACCATTCCGAAGCATGAAGAGATAAAGAACAATAATCTGGTTATATTACGTGGTCTTAATAAAATAATGGGTTACGCTCTTAAGTTTGACTTGCCTTTGGGCACGGTATATCGCTTTGATAATTTGGAAATTATAGCTCATAAATGCTGGAAAACCATATATGATGATTACGAGGATAACGCGGTGCTACTTGAGATAAGAGAGATAAAAGTGGGAGAATCACCAAAGCGTGTTTTTTCGGGTTGGATGTTTTCTCATTCACCGAGTATTTCTAATCTTGAACACCCTTTTTATGATATTACTGTTTTATCTTGCGAATATAAAAAGGATTTAGAAGTAAGATAG
- the mlaD gene encoding outer membrane lipid asymmetry maintenance protein MlaD, protein MQRNVIETLTGAVILGVAIVFFVFAYQGSGMRIESGYSVNAKFSNISGIALGSDVRIGGIKIGTVSDLALDANTYEAVVNMSIRSSTELPKDSSASIVSSGLLGEKYIQIVPGGDDKMLKDGDKIGYTQSAVNLEELIGKFMFSGGGVDKDKATTPE, encoded by the coding sequence ATGCAAAGAAATGTTATAGAGACTTTGACTGGAGCTGTTATTCTTGGCGTTGCCATAGTTTTTTTTGTTTTTGCCTATCAGGGCAGCGGGATGAGAATAGAGTCTGGTTACTCTGTAAACGCTAAATTCAGTAATATATCGGGAATCGCTCTTGGTAGTGATGTGCGTATAGGAGGAATAAAGATAGGAACAGTTTCTGATCTGGCATTGGACGCTAATACCTATGAAGCGGTTGTTAACATGAGTATACGTAGCTCTACGGAATTGCCAAAAGATTCCTCAGCTTCTATCGTAAGTAGTGGGCTTCTTGGCGAAAAATATATTCAAATAGTTCCCGGTGGAGATGATAAAATGCTGAAAGATGGTGATAAGATAGGTTATACTCAATCGGCGGTTAATCTTGAGGAGCTGATTGGAAAATTTATGTTTAGTGGCGGTGGGGTTGATAAGGATAAAGCGACCACTCCTGAGTAA
- a CDS encoding NADH:ubiquinone oxidoreductase subunit NDUFA12 has translation MTITTRLFTYFNGVLVGEDEFGNRYFTEKKNPKNRKAKRWVIYKGMAEPSKVPPKWFGWLHYTTSKIPLKADGAHYSWEKSHLPNLTGTKHAYFPSGSLRTTSEHASSSDSYEAWIPRE, from the coding sequence ATGACGATTACAACAAGACTTTTTACTTATTTTAATGGCGTGCTAGTTGGTGAGGACGAGTTTGGAAACCGTTATTTTACCGAGAAAAAAAATCCAAAGAACAGAAAAGCTAAGCGCTGGGTAATTTATAAAGGTATGGCGGAGCCAAGCAAGGTTCCACCTAAGTGGTTCGGTTGGTTGCATTACACTACCTCTAAGATTCCTCTTAAGGCTGATGGTGCTCACTATAGCTGGGAAAAGTCACATCTTCCTAACCTTACTGGCACTAAGCATGCTTATTTTCCATCCGGCTCGTTGCGTACTACGTCTGAGCACGCCAGTTCAAGCGACAGCTATGAGGCTTGGATTCCCAGAGAGTAG
- the rpoD gene encoding RNA polymerase sigma factor RpoD → MWWLLLGENNEKDNKLNMGKETNKKKSVSGAGKAVAKKTREKSGDGVKTFPSKNASSKTAKVSSETASKVKKPVAVKRTVGKVAKKSMSVEDNKKQISRKAVKSLVNSKRDTSNKKVAEDNADKVSDKRVASKSVKKTDKAEKSEKQELQRDIVRKLLALGKERGFITYDELNNILPADQFSPEIIEAAIAALSQADINVQEDSQDSEDNDGDNSPSGEEIENAGRSDDPVRMYLREMGNVELLSREGEIEIAKRIEAGRETVVGALCECPMVMKEILSWRDELDEGTILLRDIIDLDATYGAGGDSEDFSSVDVERRGDASSSSAKEDDSAEEDDDIEDDEDYQMQDDGDEEDDEDSGLSLIAMENTLKPQILETLDKFAKISKKMRVLQEKRMNKSFGDGKYSKDDDKKYTKLHRELVELMLGVRFTIARVEGLINGLYEINKKLMGLEGRLLRLAENRKIKRDVFLEAYIGSELMPDWIELMAKRSDKGWKEFVEKDINEIEEIRSEIAKIAGSAELDIGEFKRMIMAVQKGERETNRAKKEMIEANLRLVISIAKKYTNRGLQFLDLIQEGNIGLMKAVDKFEYRRGYKFSTYATWWIRQAITRSIADQARTIRIPVHMIETINKIVRTSRQILHEIGREPTPEELAERLVMPLDKVRKVMKIAKEPVSLETPIGDEEDSHLGDFIEDKNAILPLDAAIQSNLRETTTRILASLTPREERVLRMRFGIGMNTDHTLEEVGQQFSVTRERIRQIEAKALRKLKHPSRSRKLRSFLDY, encoded by the coding sequence ATGTGGTGGTTATTATTAGGTGAAAATAACGAGAAGGACAATAAACTCAATATGGGTAAAGAAACAAATAAAAAAAAATCAGTTTCAGGTGCAGGTAAAGCTGTCGCGAAAAAAACAAGGGAAAAATCTGGAGATGGCGTAAAAACCTTTCCTAGTAAGAACGCTTCCTCAAAGACCGCGAAAGTATCTAGCGAAACAGCAAGTAAGGTGAAGAAGCCTGTCGCTGTAAAAAGGACTGTAGGAAAAGTGGCAAAAAAAAGTATGAGTGTTGAAGATAATAAAAAGCAAATATCAAGGAAAGCTGTTAAATCATTAGTTAACTCTAAGCGTGACACCTCTAATAAGAAGGTTGCTGAAGATAATGCTGATAAAGTTTCTGATAAGCGAGTTGCCAGTAAATCGGTAAAAAAAACTGATAAAGCTGAAAAATCAGAAAAACAGGAGCTGCAGCGTGATATTGTTCGCAAATTACTGGCTTTGGGAAAAGAGCGAGGTTTTATAACTTATGACGAGTTGAATAATATATTGCCGGCGGATCAGTTCTCGCCTGAGATTATAGAGGCTGCTATAGCCGCTCTTTCTCAAGCGGATATTAATGTTCAAGAAGATAGTCAAGACTCGGAAGATAATGACGGGGATAATTCTCCCTCTGGAGAAGAGATTGAGAACGCTGGAAGATCTGATGATCCAGTGCGTATGTATCTGCGTGAAATGGGCAATGTTGAGCTATTATCGCGTGAAGGTGAGATAGAAATCGCTAAGCGTATAGAAGCTGGTCGTGAGACTGTGGTTGGCGCTTTATGTGAATGCCCGATGGTTATGAAGGAAATATTATCATGGCGTGATGAGCTTGATGAAGGGACTATTTTGTTACGTGATATTATAGATCTTGACGCTACTTATGGCGCTGGCGGTGATTCAGAGGATTTTTCGTCGGTGGACGTTGAAAGAAGAGGAGACGCTTCTAGTAGTAGTGCTAAAGAAGATGATTCCGCTGAAGAGGATGATGATATAGAAGATGACGAAGATTATCAGATGCAAGATGATGGTGACGAAGAGGATGATGAGGATAGTGGTCTTTCACTGATCGCTATGGAAAATACTTTGAAGCCGCAGATACTTGAGACTTTGGATAAGTTCGCTAAAATAAGTAAAAAGATGCGTGTTCTTCAGGAAAAACGTATGAATAAGTCCTTTGGTGACGGTAAATACAGCAAGGACGATGATAAGAAATACACAAAATTGCACAGAGAGCTTGTAGAGCTTATGCTTGGTGTGCGTTTTACTATAGCGCGTGTTGAAGGGCTGATTAATGGTTTATATGAGATAAACAAAAAGCTTATGGGATTAGAAGGTCGTCTGTTAAGGCTTGCTGAGAATCGTAAGATTAAAAGAGATGTTTTTCTTGAGGCCTATATTGGAAGCGAGCTTATGCCTGACTGGATAGAACTGATGGCAAAGCGTAGTGATAAAGGCTGGAAAGAATTTGTAGAAAAAGACATTAATGAAATAGAGGAGATACGTTCGGAAATAGCCAAAATAGCTGGCTCCGCTGAGCTTGATATAGGTGAATTCAAGCGGATGATAATGGCGGTGCAGAAAGGTGAGCGTGAAACTAATAGAGCCAAAAAGGAAATGATAGAGGCGAATTTGCGTTTGGTTATCTCTATAGCTAAAAAATATACCAATAGAGGTTTGCAATTCCTTGACCTGATTCAGGAAGGTAATATTGGCCTTATGAAGGCGGTGGATAAGTTTGAGTATCGTCGTGGTTATAAATTCTCTACTTACGCGACTTGGTGGATAAGGCAGGCTATTACTCGTTCTATAGCGGATCAGGCGAGGACTATCCGTATTCCTGTGCATATGATTGAGACTATAAATAAGATCGTGCGTACTTCGCGGCAAATACTTCATGAAATAGGGCGTGAGCCGACTCCTGAGGAGTTAGCTGAGCGTTTGGTTATGCCGCTTGATAAGGTGCGTAAGGTGATGAAAATCGCTAAAGAACCTGTGTCGTTAGAGACACCTATTGGTGATGAGGAAGACTCTCATCTTGGTGATTTTATAGAGGATAAAAACGCTATATTGCCTCTTGACGCGGCCATACAGTCAAATCTTAGGGAGACAACAACTCGTATTCTAGCCTCTCTTACTCCGCGTGAAGAAAGGGTTTTACGGATGCGTTTTGGAATCGGAATGAATACGGATCATACCCTTGAGGAGGTTGGTCAACAATTTTCGGTTACTCGTGAGCGGATACGTCAGATTGAGGCGAAAGCTTTGCGTAAACTGAAACATCCTTCCCGTTCTCGTAAACTTCGTAGCTTTTTGGATTATTGA
- a CDS encoding Flp family type IVb pilin, with product MKTIINFLKSEDGATAIEYALIASLISIVAIFALGSTGKNVSNSFSKVASSISSAIN from the coding sequence ATGAAAACTATCATAAATTTCTTAAAATCAGAAGATGGTGCTACTGCTATTGAGTATGCGCTTATTGCTTCTCTTATCTCAATTGTGGCTATTTTCGCTCTTGGAAGTACCGGTAAGAATGTCTCTAACTCTTTTAGCAAAGTAGCAAGCTCTATAAGCTCGGCTATCAACTAA